In Euphorbia lathyris chromosome 9, ddEupLath1.1, whole genome shotgun sequence, the following are encoded in one genomic region:
- the LOC136205244 gene encoding protein RESPONSE TO ABA AND SALT 1-like — protein sequence MCNHISAFRISLPPSPSAFFIFNLMHNGSGTASCFFQEFFDGWLVRQQHCLQELLSLYRDQHTHEFQNDDLKDVVTRILAHYEQYYQEKSRLAHRNIYLVFSPPWFTPFERTFLWIAGFKPALTYRVLHTSVLDLSEEQRQLIGRLKEETKLVEKMLHDEMARVQESVASPPLLEWAKRHGRMMDGETRSEGSAIERIGLEMEAVVGRADALRMSTVMRVVEILTPKQNVKFLTAVTELQSKIRNIGMQRR from the coding sequence ATGTGCAACCATATCTCCGCCTTCCGCATTTCTCTACCACCTTCACCTTCTGCTTTCTTCATATTTAATTTGATGCACAACGGATCGGGGACTGCTAGTTGTTTCTTTCAGGAATTTTTTGATGGTTGGCTAGTACGCCAGCAACACTGTCTCCAGGAGCTCTTATCGCTTTATCGAGATCAACACACTCATGAATTCCAAAACGATGATCTCAAAGACGTTGTTACTCGAATTCTCGCTCATTACGAACAATATTACCAGGAAAAATCACGACTCGCTCATCGGAATATCTACCTCGTCTTTTCTCCGCCATGGTTCACTCCCTTCGAGCGTACTTTCCTCTGGATCGCCGGATTCAAGCCTGCACTCACTTATAGAGTTCTTCACACCTCTGTTCTCGATCTATCGGAAGAACAGAGGCAACTTATCGGTAGGCTAAAAGAGGAGACAAAATTGGTTGAGAAAATGTTACATGATGAGATGGCCAGAGTCCAGGAGAGCGTGGCGTCGCCTCCCTTGCTGGAGTGGGCGAAACGGCATGGCCGGATGATGGATGGTGAAACGAGAAGCGAAGGATCCGCGATTGAGAGGATTGGATTGGAGATGGAAGCGGTGGTAGGAAGGGCGGATGCGTTGAGGATGAGCACGGTGATGAGAGTGGTGGAGATTCTGACTCCCAAACAGAACGTTAAGTTTTTGACGGCTGTGACAGAGCTGCAGTCCAAGATCAGGAATATCGGTATGCAAAGGCGATAA